The DNA sequence GCGACCCGCTGGCGTGGTTCGGCGAGGCCGTGCTGAAGCTGGCGCCGGGGGCGGCCGACACCCTCGACGAGATGCTCGCCGAGGCCCGCGACCGCGGCATGGTGTCCGAAGTCGCGGGCAACGCCGTCGTCGAGCAGATGGCGCGGGTCTACCTCGCGGGCAAGGACGCCGTCGAGGCCTACCGCTGCCGGGCGGTCGTCGACACCGGGATCCACCTCATCACCTCCACCGGCACCCACCCGGTGAAGGGCCGCCCGGAGGTGCGGCCGGAGAGCTGGCGCGCCCGCACGCGCGGCGAGCTCACGGTGACGCCGGTGCCGGGCCACCACTGGGACATGGTCGAACCGCCGCACGTGGCGGAGCTGGCCCGGGCCGTGCTGGCCGGGCTCCCCGTGACCGCCGACGAGTGAAGGAGAACGCCATGACCGAAGACCTCGCGGTCGCCGCACCGGCCCCCGCCACCGTCACCGACCCCCGCGCGGGCAGCTTCCGCGTCGATGCCCATCACGGCGAAATCCTGCAAGGGGTGTTCGCCGACGGCGGCCGGCTGCGCCGCGGCCTGGTCACCCTGCCGTGCCCGCTCTACAGCACCCGCGCCACCTTCCTGCCGACCGAGGACGCCGGCACGACCGTGCGGCCCGCGTGGCGCAGCAAGGCGCGCCGCGCCGCCGACCTGACGCTGGCCCGGCTCGGGTACCCGGTGCCGGGCGGGCTGCTCGACATCACCAGCGACATCCCGCTGTGCCGCGGCTTCGGTTCCTCGACCGCGGATGTCACGTCGGCGATCGGCGCGGTCCTCGCCGCGACCGGCCGCCGCCTCGCACCCGCCGAGGTGGGCGCGCTGGCCGTCGAAGCCGAAACCGCGTCCGACTCGCTCATGTACGGCGGCCGGGCCGTGGTCTTCGCCCACCGCGAAGGCGAGCCGATCGAGGACCTCGGCGAGCTGATGCCGCTGGCCGTCCTGGGGTTCGGCACCAGCCCCGGCGGGCGCGGCGTCGACACGCTGGAACTCACGCCCGCGCGCTACACGTCGTGGGAGATCGAGGCGTTCCGACCGCTGCGCGGCCTGCTGCGCCGGGCCGTGGCCGACGGCGACGCGGGCCTGCTCGGCCGGGTCGCCACCGCCAGCACCCTGCTCAACCAGCGCCACCTGCCCGTGCCGGGGCTGGACGACGTCCTCGCCGTCGCCCGCGCCGCCGGGGCCGCCGGCGTGCAGGTCGCCCACAGCGGCGACGTCGCCGGGCTGATCTTCGACGCGACCGACCCCGAAACCCCGGCGCGGCTGCAGTTCGCCGCGACGCGGCTCGACGTGACCGAGACCTGGCAGTTCGAAACCGAGAGGTGAGTCCGATGACCCTTGCCGCACCCGTGAGCCGGTCCGTCGTGGAGGCGACCGAGCTGCCCCGGATCATCC is a window from the Amycolatopsis sp. cg9 genome containing:
- a CDS encoding kinase, whose protein sequence is MTEDLAVAAPAPATVTDPRAGSFRVDAHHGEILQGVFADGGRLRRGLVTLPCPLYSTRATFLPTEDAGTTVRPAWRSKARRAADLTLARLGYPVPGGLLDITSDIPLCRGFGSSTADVTSAIGAVLAATGRRLAPAEVGALAVEAETASDSLMYGGRAVVFAHREGEPIEDLGELMPLAVLGFGTSPGGRGVDTLELTPARYTSWEIEAFRPLRGLLRRAVADGDAGLLGRVATASTLLNQRHLPVPGLDDVLAVARAAGAAGVQVAHSGDVAGLIFDATDPETPARLQFAATRLDVTETWQFETER